The Pyrus communis chromosome 14, drPyrComm1.1, whole genome shotgun sequence sequence CCTTTTGTTGGCGAATGGTGACTCACATTTTATTGGAGGGTTTCGAAGTTGGATATAGCTTATTCATGTCCATCACTCATCCCATTCACACGATTGGGCTAACTCTAGTGGCTAAATTTCACTATTCCAGTTTCAAATTGTCTGGAGTTGTTTAAATAACATTTGTGACCAAAAGGTCACGAGTTCGAGTCGTGAAAACAACCTTTTTGCAAAGGCTGCGTACAATAGACGTTACTCCCCCGACTCTCGTAAAGCGGAAAACCTTGTTGGTTTGGGATAACAAAAAACCAGTGAAGACTATTTGCCCCTACTTCTGACAAAGTCAATAGTAAAATAATTTAGAGGTGTTTAGATATGGGTTCAATTCCACCACTGCATATTGGATATACTCCACCTTCACTCTCTTATCAATTGCGGTCCAACGACTCAGCCTTCCCAGCCAGGTAAATAAGTTGGGAATCTGATATCTGGCGTAATCTGAGTGTAAATATAAAATGCAGCTAGTGGGAAATGAGTGATTAGCTTTCAAACTCGGTAATTCCTTCAGATGTTATAGTAAAACTAAGAAGATTTACCAATTTTTCCTTTCTGATGTCACACTATTATGATTAGGAAAGAATATTGAACCATAACATGTAACTGTCTACGTAAGAGAATTAGCTTctctattttgttttcattcgaCAACTGCAGATCTATGCTGGTGAACTCATGTTCAAAGTGATATCACAAACTTCTGTTGTTGAAGAGTGTAAAAACCCATGTCGGAAACTTGACAGAATAAAATACTATGTACTTATAAATGAATGGTTCCACTACTAATAACCACTGTTGGATTGCCCAAAGTCGTTAAATTTGAGACAATATGAGTGTGACTAGACGACATAAAATATTTGGACTTCCAAGTTCCACTTTTCTTCTATTTCTTCATGTTCTATATGCCATGAAAGTGTTTGATCATGCTCCTTTATTCTAGTTCACTCCCCCAAATTTAGGAAGTGGCTCATTGCTTGAGCCTTAATTTTTGCACCCACATCATTGATTTATAAAATGATctttagttaattaaattaaaaatgtaCTTAATTAGTCTCTTCTGCCtgatctctctcttccctcaaacacagaaaaaaaaaagggataaaaaAGCTGATTCTGTCCGTTTTGAGTTTAGACAACAATTTTGGTATTGATGCAGTGTACGGGGAACAAATATATTTAAAGCTTTAGTGATTTCTTATCTCTCAAAACCTTTAATTGTCACCTTCTCTTTTAATTGAGTTGCCTAGTTACTATCCTACTATTACATATTTACTCTACCAATGCTTTGTAATCTCCCTATTTAAAGGGTTCCAAATGTATCCTTGAagtggccaaaattaaagttaatcGAAGAAGAGAGTGACTTTTCCTCTTAAATCAAGTATTAAGCTTGGTGTTAAGCAATCCACGATTAGCAATATTGAGCGAATCTGTTGCCCCTTATTGAGTGATTCCCAGGTATTTATATAGTCTCCTCGAGGCTCCCTTGGCTCTCCTGCGTCAAGTATTCTCTctctcaaaacacacaaaaatggtTTTGTAACTTGCCCGCAAATGTGTAAACAGACATTCTGCAGAGGGCTGCAACTTGCCCGTAAATGCTCACAAACCCCGGATCCAAATTAAACAAACATAAGGGAGTCCCTTGGTACCATAACACAAGAGGCCAAGTCCCGTGGAGAaaattttagttgtgacgggaacacaagtggtacatcacGCGTTTTAATAGGAgtaatgagaaattttattttttaagttattaactttttagcacacataacccaccatttatatagttacacgtgatgtaccaccctATGTACCGGTTacaatgaaaaatctctcccGCGACAGGGGCCAAAGTGTTCAAAAGTTATAGAGTGATACAAATGAGAAGCAAAGGtgataaacaaaataaatatacagGAAAGTGTTTACGACACGTTACTTTTCCtctcgtacatttatgtttgaTTCTAATGTCTGAATTAAATAGATAAAAGGAGAAGCAAAGGTAaaaattgaacgttttgatattgaaatctaCGGGAGTTTGAGTCATAATTTGTTCAGATGAAATTATAATTTAGCATCAAATTAGTCATTcataaaagtcaaatttaaaaaCTCTTATTTACAAGTGAGCGAAAAAAGTTACTAGCACTGTCgttaatatttatatatattaacataaaagagaagaaaatgacGACCTAAAGCAAATTCGACTATTTAGGTACAATggtttaattagttttaaatgCAAATTGGAAGGAGTACATCCATGGTTGCTCGATCTCAaaagcaaattgaaaaaaaggcGGATGCAAGAAAAAACGAAGATAACAAATTTAAAAGCAAAACTAGTCACATATGTAAGACATGATCAATTTTACATGGTTGATATACAGATGAGCAGAACAAGAAGAATTACCATTAAATCTTGCACATCAAGTACTCCTTAGGGTTTTCAATGACCAACGTAATCATTTGAGCTTCCGTTGAGTTTCTGAAACTCTCAAATCtgcagtttttatttatttatttcatacaTAGCTGCATTTTCTAGACAAccatttttgaaaaatgggtACCTAAGAAAGTCAAGCACGGACGCGATGGCGTTTCAGGTTGGAGGGGGGTGTTGGGGACACTCCGGACTTGATCTCCATGGTGAGCATCTTGAGAGAAATTTTCCGCAGATAATCGGACTGGAAAAAAGATATTCACACACAACTCTGATTACAGCGCTATCGATCACAATACGTACCAatgaagttgaaaaataaacatCTAGACATGCAATATTGAAATGCAACACAAAGAGATTTGAACTCCACAAATTCTGGAAGTACCTGGCTTGACGCAGCAACATATGTCTTTTCCTCAAACATTACAGCAACATTCTCGAGTTCACGTAATCCCTCCTCGCCCTCGGAGAGAAGGTGCCTCTTCAACGTTTCAGTTCTTTGTATGCAATACATTCAATAAGTTATTGACCATGAGTAAGGAATGCAGGCAGATTACTCAACATAGAAATGTAAAATCACAGTGAATAAAGGACTGACCACATTGTCCAAAACGAAAAATATAGGGAAAATAAGCCCGGATGGAACTCGTTACAAATTCCTAACAGAAAACAGAACTGGACTACTCTAGTTAAACAGACAATAAacagtacacacacacacacacataaaatgTTTTAGTACCACTTTTATTCTATTTCCTGCGTCTCTCAAAGTTCAATTTCTGCATATGTTCGATACGTAAGAGGGTTAAATTTTTCTCCCCTTAATGCAGTCCATGATTTCTAGACTTTATTTTTCTCACATACGAAAGTTACTGATCTCGGGAACAATTCTGCGTGTTACAAATCTGGCTGTAATTGACAATTAAATAAGTTACTCACCATGATTAACAAGCAAAAGTTAAATCACAGTGAACAAAGGAGTCGACTAAAGGAAAACATGTACAAACATAAGTTATCaaatttctaataaaaataCATGTACTTTATTTGCAGTACTCCAGTGTCTCCTCGAGTTCCTTTTTCGATTAAATGTTTTTAACGGATTTTTTTATTGTGTATATTTCCAAAAATCTACACAGGGTTTCAATTCAGCCAAAAAGCAGTACACAGATGATCAATATTCCCTTTCTTCTTCAAACAATACTTACATCTTGCGGACAATTCTACGTCGTGAATCTGGATGCACTTGACTTCTCCAATCACCTGCCTCCATTGAAGGTTCTCCACCTTGAGCAGGTCTCTGGTTATTGATGTCCATCAAAACTGACCAACCACACACACCATCAGACTtggaaacaaaattgaactggAAAACCCAAGTCTAAGAACATAACAAGTCAACTATTAATCAACCTGAAAAGTGGATTAATTggatacaaagaaaagaatctaatacatacatacatacatacatacatacatacatacatatatatatatgagaggGAAGTTGGTGTTCTTACCTTGATCAAGAGATGCTGTGATAAAGATTGCTTAGAGGAGAAGAGTTGCAGACTGATGCAAAGAAATTAAGCTAAATGACCAAAGGGAACACAAGGGTTGCTTTAggtgaagaaaaaagaaagtggGGTGTGAATcaatcttgttttttttttttttttagttggtgGACGGTgactcatatttttattttatttttcacagtTGGTGGATCACTCATTGTGGAATGGGTAATTCAAATTTCTACTTTCTCTATTTTTCAGTTATATTGGAAGGTTTCGAAGCTGGATATAGCATAGTCATATCCGTCAGTCAACCCATCCATAAAACTGGAAGAAAGCCACGTGCAAAAGTAATGTAACTggaagaaaatgacaaaaacagaCTAACCCGAGTGCCAAAGCTCCTGACCAATGGAGGAGAAAGCCAAGGAATGGCGGTTGAGTTATTGAAATCCACTCGAAAAGTATGACTCCTGGTGGATCCAACCATGCCATGAGAGCCAGCAAGAAGAATATCGCGACGGGGGTTGCCTTCCACATCAGCCTACACTTCCACATCAGAAATTGTAATTTTCATAGGGTGTATTATTTGACTGATTCTCTTCGTTGATCATGTTTAAGGAGGAAGTAATTTGGTGGAGAATTCTTAAGCGAGCGCAGTCCAACTGCCTTGCTGCTGAAGATTAGACCATAAGATTATGTATATGGCACTTGGAACTAAATCTGTTATACAGTGTATAAATTCAAAACTgagaaccaaaaccaaaaataatgtAAATCGATGATCGAAAGAATGAATAATAGTTACAAAGAGTTCACTTATTGATCCTGGAGACATTTCTCTAGGTACTGATTTTCCCTCCTGATGGCATCAAGATCGGCTTGTAGTTTGTCTACATTTAAGCTTCGCGAGGCCATGGCCGCTAGCTTCTTTTCATGTTCACCTACTTCTCGTCGTATTCTATCAGTTGCCAAGATTTTCTCACGAATCTGTTCGAAGCACTTGTGGATGCTAGTGAGAAGCCTATAAGCCTGCTTCCCAACTGCATCTTTCTTTGCTTCCCTTCAAATTAATAAGTACCGTGATGGACTTGTCGTAACTACGTATTTTTAAGTCACGGACAGTTTATGGTAAATGAATTTCGTACCTGAACACCATTTCATCTACAACAGCATACGTCCGATGAAGACGTTCTTGAATAGAGTTATTCTCTAACTGAAGCTCCCTGGTGTCTTTTAAGATCTGCTCTATGTCAGCTTCTTGTTTCCGACTGTTCTTTGTGATCTCCTTGACCCTTTCAATGTAGGACTTTCTTGATGCCAGCTTGGGCTGCTTCTCTAGATCCGTTGACAGTTTAGAAAGTTCCTCCTCCCTACAGAATCATAAATGCGTCACCAACAAGCAAGCAACCGAAGTTGTGAAATTGAATATTAGTAAGATAATGAAACAGACAATGGGCAATCTTTGATCACAATTTATACAAGAAAGTTTTCTATATCCCCTCCATCGTGTAcctttaataacaaaatatgtTACTTTCTAAAAACTGAAGATTCCCAAACTATATCACCAACCACAGAAGTTTCGAAGACAGCAGGAGCATAGACAATATGACCTAGAAATtgcatttatttaattttgagaaACGTACCTTTTTCGAATTTCAAATAAGATGGATTCTTTTTCCAGTTCATAATCTTTTAGCTTACGGAGCTTTTCCTGAGTATATGGGTTATTTGCATATACAGACACCTGAAGACTTTCCTTTTTTGCTTCCAAGGGCTTTCTGACTGCTTCCCTGAGAAAAATCATTGGTAACAGATGAaacaatacatacatatatgctgGCGAAGGTAGCACCGTTTGCAATATTTATATCTAGCGCATGAAGACACGAGTCgttaaagtttagtttttatAAAGGTATATATTAGTCCGATATACAACTAACTTAATCATCATgaacaattaaataaagattTACATCTCACCACTGTGACGTCAATTCCCCAAGGTGATGCCTTCGAACATCTACTAGCTCATTAAGTTTCTCAAGGTGAAATTCAATAGAATGATGGACGTCAAATGCCATATCTGCTGCTTCTTTTACTAATTCCAACTCTTCTTCAAGTTCTGAAGTTTTTGCTTTAACCTCCTCCATGAGCAGTTGCTCCTGATTTTGCACTTTTTCAGTCGAATGATTCCCGCTAAATACATTAGTTTGTCTGTCCTTGTTGAATCTTCCTGTGCTAGAGGTGCACACATCATTAACGCTTATTTCAGGTACTTCACTCTTCAATGTGAGTTTGTCCAACTTGACTCGAACTTTGTCACGACTAAGATCTGGTTCCTTGTCACCAGTTGTTTGGTCCTCCAAATTGCTTCCAGAGCtaccttctttctctttcctttcatCATTGACACCCTCTGGACCAGCTTTTCCGCCAACTTCAGACAAATCTGAAAGCCTCTCCACCAAGAACCTTATCAACTTGTACGAGCCCTCTTCAGATGGATACAAGAACTGCCGTAAGCAACACATATAGTCTGTTTCTAAGCACAATTTCAGAACAATAAGAATGACAAGAACTACACTCAGAAGCAAAAGAAAACACGCACACAGAgagaaattttaaatcaaattataaGCAATCTCATACAATTCAAAgattcaattgaatacactGGAAGTTTGTCCGTCACCATACAAATAAACCAAGACAGTTTGAAACCGCATGTTCAATCCAGACTTCACACAATCAAAACGGTCCTAAATGACAGTCTGGCGACATTATAGTTTATATACACATCAAAGTGAGTACAAGGTGAGCAAACATCCCGCGCCAGACCCTGGTATACATATATAGTTCAGTGTCACgcaatttgtaattttttcagGACTCTTAACAAATAAACCCCTCAAAACACCAAATTATAGTCACTAACACATCAAACGCCATTTCGAAGAAAACAAAATCTCCCATGGACCTAACTATTCTTAATTTACCGACTATTATTGCACGCAACATTCGCAGTTGACAGGTCAGGGGCTTTTTCTCCCTAAAGTTTGATTCTCGAATTGTTTCTCACTAACATTAACAGCCAGGGACTACACTAATCAAGCTTAACTTTGATTTAGTAAGAAAAGCTTTCTCcttgaaacaaaaagaaactaaatttCATAGTTAATTTTGCAACAGTACGTAAATTATATACTTCTAGTTccataaacccaattcaatttAGTATCAGAAAAATTGAAAGGCGTTgccttttcttattttctattagttttTCTCTCACATTCTCGCATTTTCTCTGGAAACAAACACCAAACACGTAATCCAAAAATCGTAACTTGAGAAGCAAACGATACGATTCTTACCTGATGGAAGCTCAGGTCGGCGAGGTAACCGAGGCTCTTGATCCCGGAGGCAATGTCCGTACAGAGCTTGAACTGGTCGGCGACGGAGGAGTCGGGGAGGGAAGTGGGAAACGGCGTCGTTCGGCCGGTGAGGTTGAGAGACTGGCCGCAGATAGAGACCAAGGCAGCCAGCGTCAGGTCCTTAACAGACGAACGTCGTCCGGGGCACATACGCCGGAGCTCTCCAACGACTTCAGCAGTATTTCCCGCGAATCTTCCATTGCCGATTGATGGAATTGAAGAGATTTTCTGCGAGTTTTGGATTTTCAGTGTAGAGTGGCGGTTGTTTGAGTTCTTTGTTCTGTTCGTTTCGCCGGAAAGAGTTTGATTCGACGTCGTTTCTTGAGCAACTTTTTTTTATGATATTTACTCCAAAATACATCTCATTCCGGTTTTTAACATTAGTTGattaaatagttagttgttagAAGAGAATAATAGATCAAACTCGTACTATAGTGCATAAACATAATTGTTTTTTGTCACTGTGATATAGCTCCAAAATATATATCACCAGCATGCCTCAATGCACGGGGGTTCGAATTTCCGTTTTTGTAATTTAGATGAGTGAGTGTAGAATATTACTTGCATAAGATGGGGGTTCAAATTTCCGTTCTTGTAATATAGATGAGTTAGTGTAGAATATCACTTGCATAAGATGAGCAAGAAACCGGCCAAGATATTTGAACCAGCTGCgcggtttgatttggttttaacACTAAAAGGAGTGTAATCTTAGACCGAATTGAACCAAACCGTACGTTGTTTCGTCGAAGCAATTAAGTAAACATAACAGATATAAACAATCGCATTTCCAAATCCGAAACATTCATAAATAGGTAACATTCAATCTCAAGATCCAGCTTACATCTTTACTGCATTCAATTCCAACATTACAGTAGATACAACTGTTAAAGACGAAAAGTTTCTTTGGTCTTCGATACTTCAGGGTCACGTCTCAAGAGAGCGATTTACGTTAAGATGTTACTTCATGTATTTCTGCAGGAATTTGCGGTGAAAGTCGCTCCTGACTGTGTCATTGATGAAGCGCTTAGGAGTCTTGGTTTCACCACGGGCCTGATTCTTGAACACCACATCGTCATCCCATCTGAGCCATAAGATCCACAAAGACGAGAGCTATTAAAAAAAGTGACCGAAGGGAGCCATTGGAAAATCCTAACTTGATCACAGAACAAGCTAGGAGTAAAATCGCAACTAACCTTCTTTTCACACTAAACGATGCGGGTGCTGCACCATTAAGCAATGGGTTTCCTCGGATAAGCTCTGCTTCCTTGACTTTAAGCTCTTCCTCCCTCTCTAGTCTTTCCTGTGGAAAGCATAAAGTACATTTTTGTTATACTCAGCGATATCAAAGCAATTGATAATCTTAAATATTCTGTCACATCACTTCGTTGAAAGCTCACCTTCCGTAACTTCTCCTCTGctttttccttctttatttGTTCAAGCTCGGCCAATAGAGCTTCCATGTCATCCTCctcgtcatcatcatcttcaccaCTATAATCAAAGTAAATGTTCCAAATATATGAGAAAAACACGTAGTAATATCATTACACCGCAAGAAATGGATTGAACTATGCAAGCAAAGAAAACATTACTATCGACAAATGAAAGGCTAGTTAATAGTCTGTCATAGCTATTTTTGATTTGCAGATATTGTTACCGTTTCAAATGGAAAGCCGGGAAACAAGAAGTTCATAACTACGCAAACCAACCCCCACCATAAATGTTTATATTATCTACTGAGAAATATCCAAAATAAACTGTAAGCAGACAAGTCATGAGTGATTGTAAACAAAGAAATTATGCGCATTTGTTTCCATGTTGAAAGTTAAGCAAATAAAGCCCACAGCAACCATGAAAAGAACTAGAACACATAAATGTTCATCTAGTCAATACATAAGCAATTCTTCTTGGTCACAAAACCATATATCCAAGCATGTCTTGCATCAAAATATTTGATAGAACTTTAATACTTCAACATCAAAGCTATGCTGGCAATTCACTGGAAGTATTTATAGTTATACATTTGGATTCAAGTGTATATGCAAAGAATACCAACCTTTCATCATCACTTTGGGCTTCCACGTCAGAATCATCAGCATCTATATTACGTGGCACAATTTCAGTGTCCCTTCTGCCCCCTATGAGCACAAATATTTTATGTAGTTAGTAAATTTAGCGATTACTTATTTATGAACTTGCTGccttaaaaatgtaaaatataagAGCTAGAATATACACCTTCCAATAACAGCTGGTTACCCCTCCTGCGATCTCTGTCATCTGCACAATGCACATATCAATTAGAAACAATGAAGAGATAACATCACATCCCCTATAGACTCAAGATAtcaaaaaaatacaataaaaactAGTCAACTCGCCCCCAAGTGCTTGTAAAAAATGCGAGGAAGATATCATACAACTATAAGATTTATCCTTTGATGAATAATGCTTCCTTTCGCTCTCTTCCAGTTCCTCCCGGAGGTTCTTCTTCTGCAACTCATCCTGGGTGTCCTGCCCCGGCTTTCTGTTAGACACGCATGCCAAGAAAGGCAAAGTCCAAAATTAGAATCCCGGGAAAACGCACTCACATATTACCAGAACCAGAAAGATACACAGAATACTGGAAATTTGGAGGGGAAAAAGAAGTATTAACATATGCAGAGTTGCATTTGTTAATCATGGATTTTAGACTTGTACGTCATGCACTCTAAAAAGTTTAACAAGCATCAAAATCAGTAACTGACAAAGATCTACCTTGGTTTTAAAGATGTATGGGCAGCCATGTCCCTTGATGAGTATTTCTGTGACGGGCCAAAAATCCGAGTACCACCTTGTTCATTACCACCTTTAGCAGGTGCCCACGTGGGTCTAGCTGCTGTCGTCATGTCTTCTACCTGTCTTTACAACACCTGACAACCAAACAATAAGCACAATATCCATAAATCATCCACAAGCCTGCAATGACTACATATATTTGCAAAATGCTCATCATATACATCTGAGTGCAATGAGCACATCAAAATACAATGACGATGTACGTATACATAAACGGGAAAGAGTGTTGaaattcaagtttatttcctatcaaatgaaaaacacacACCAATCCGACAGTAGTGTTCTTTTCCTAGTGGTGGCACGACAAACACGAAGCCGAGGATGCGGAAAGATTCTAGCAAAACACCCAATAAAAATCAAGCCCAATTTCAAGTTAATGCAAcccaaaatttcaatttctctTCGTATCCATGCGTTTTCCagcaaccaatcaaacaaattcaTGAAAGATTATATAAAGTAAACAGATGAGTAACAATCCTCTCTTAATTTCCCCAATTAttctaacaaaattttgaatttctacCGGGCTTTTCTCAGCATCCAAACGTAAACCTAAACAATATTCGGATTTGTTCCTAGAAATCAATAACTATAAAAGTACAAAAACTGGCACGAACATAAGATTGAATACATGGGTAAATAATTGAATTCGAGTTCCTATTGattggaaattagggttttaccTGGTTCAAACCTGGTTCAAAATTGTTCTTCGATTGACTCAGACCAGAGAGAAGCGAGCCGCTTCCGAACAAAagaggaaggaagaagagaTAGGAAACGAACCGTTTTGTTGTTTGTAAACATATCTATATATACAAGGGGAGAAAGCAAAAATGGTGAAACATTCATAACCCCAAAATTGCCCTCTcccattaaaatttcaaataaaataagaaatattcaaaaaaaaaaaaaaaaaaaaaaaaaaccaacttcAGTAACtaactttattaaaaaaaaataaaaaaaattattattttgttttttcaaataaaaaatcaaaagagcCAATTGCCATATCGTATGGTAAGAGGTTAGTAAGAAAGAATGGCGGCGCTATCGGGTTAAGGCCCCCGACTTGGTTTTATTTGGGTTGGACCATACtggttttctctattttttgaaatttaattcagtGTGCACTGTCTAAAAGTTGGTgaaataatttttcaataaatcaGAAACACAACTCAACAAATCAAGtataataatacaattgattaaaaaataaatttcttcaaaattttaataaattgtattaTCACATTTATTGTATTGACCGTGTTTCCGatactaaaaaaatttctcaatcaaGTAGAGTTCTAAGTGAAATTAAGAATAGGAGAGCCTCGAGTACAAGTGAAGAGGGTCGATGCATCGTGTTACAGTCACATGCAATAATTTTTTAGTAGAAACCCCAGCCCCCTTTTCTTTTtgcatttatttttcttttgtgagcACCAAgccaagaagaaaataaagaagctAAGACCATGCCAAACCAAAGAAAAGTAGTTAACTCTTATGGGGAGTATTCTACCAGTATATAGAAAGACTTGAAATCAACCGTATGGACCGTTTATCATGAAATATATTATTTAGTACCTACATTATTGATCTATTTGCTACATTTGTAGaagtgatcttcaaatgaagattaagaaattgaacgatTCCGGCTATTTTTTGGATAACAATTGCTTTCTCTCCTTAGGATGAGCTCATTCCACCACTTTCAAATAACGTATCTTTCTTGTACATATTTCATAATTAGAACTGTCCAATTTCtttatctacattaaaagatcattcttacaaaaataATCTTCCAAATTGGAGTTCGTTTAGTCATGCACGATGTATCATATACGTCATAGGTGTAAGTACTAAGTAATGAAATTTCTTCAGGTGTTGTCGGGCCTTTGATCATACAAGTCTTTTTGTACACTGTTAATGTGACATCTTTCAATCTCTCTGTCGTTCTCCTTCTGCTCTCCCCAgtgagaaaaaacaaaaagactcCGATCTGCATGAGATATGGAGATAATGCTCTAAATCCAAGCAAGAGCCTGCAAAGAGGATTGTTGCTTCGAAATTCGATCATCTCTGCGTAAGTTTTGATCCCCTACATAGACTTATACGACCCTGTCTGAATGTTCTCTcatatcttcttcttttcacttacatacatatacatgtgtgtgtgtgtgtgtgtgtgtgtatttacatatatatatatatatgtttatcaGAAGCAGTGTGAAGAAGTGTTACATAAACAAAGCACGGTAAAATTAGTGGTGACGACAAAGTTTATCAGCAGCAATCTCCGTTGCGAGCTCAGCATTCTATATTTAGAGTTCCTGATGTGTTGCGTAATGGCAACGACAAAGTTTATGTTCCAGAATTACTTTCAATTGGACCATTACACCGTGGATTGAACTTACAAACGCTGGAAAGAATTAAATCATGGTACTTGCTTTGCCTGCTGGAGCGCAATCCAACTCCGAATACTGGTTTACACCACTTTGTTAAAGCCATCAAAGACATAGAACAAAACTGCCGCGATTGCTACGAAGAACAAATTGATCTGAGAACAATTAGGCCAGCTTCCGGTCTGCATTTGCATTTTTCTCGTCGTCTTGTTTACGTTTGCAATAAATCCAATTATTGGCATGTATGCATGCAGTAAGTTTGCAGCAGTTGTGCTTTTCTCAGTGTCTTTGGGTTTGAAATAAAGCCAGTTGATGGCATGTGTTGCATTTGTGCTTTTTCTGACTGTCTTTTTTGTGTAAACTTCTCCAAACTTACAAACAGATCAACGTCGGAAAACATTGCATTCATTGCGTGGCATTTTCAAGCCAACGAAAACATACAGGCGATCACAGATGATTTACAGTATTCAAAGTATAACCCATGGAACTAACCTATGGAGAAGTTAAAACCGATCCCAATATTATTTACTTCTGGTAAGTTTATCCTATACACGCTTGCCCACTGACCATCCAAAAACTGCTTCAATCATCACAGCGAAACAGCGGAAGAAAATTTTTCATAGCGGTTCTCATAACAAGATAACTACCCTTAAGATAGATTTGTTTA is a genomic window containing:
- the LOC137715459 gene encoding uncharacterized protein; this translates as MCCLRQFLYPSEEGSYKLIRFLVERLSDLSEVGGKAGPEGVNDERKEKEGSSGSNLEDQTTGDKEPDLSRDKVRVKLDKLTLKSEVPEISVNDVCTSSTGRFNKDRQTNVFSGNHSTEKVQNQEQLLMEEVKAKTSELEEELELVKEAADMAFDVHHSIEFHLEKLNELVDVRRHHLGELTSQWEAVRKPLEAKKESLQVSVYANNPYTQEKLRKLKDYELEKESILFEIRKREEELSKLSTDLEKQPKLASRKSYIERVKEITKNSRKQEADIEQILKDTRELQLENNSIQERLHRTYAVVDEMVFREAKKDAVGKQAYRLLTSIHKCFEQIREKILATDRIRREVGEHEKKLAAMASRSLNVDKLQADLDAIRRENQYLEKCLQDQ
- the LOC137715980 gene encoding uncharacterized protein; this translates as MTTAARPTWAPAKGGNEQGGTRIFGPSQKYSSRDMAAHTSLKPRKPGQDTQDELQKKNLREELEESERKHYSSKDKSYSYDRDRRRGNQLLLEGGRRDTEIVPRNIDADDSDVEAQSDDESGEDDDDEEDDMEALLAELEQIKKEKAEEKLRKERLEREEELKVKEAELIRGNPLLNGAAPASFSVKRRWDDDVVFKNQARGETKTPKRFINDTVRSDFHRKFLQKYMK